The following are from one region of the Prochlorococcus marinus str. SB genome:
- the psbN gene encoding photosystem II reaction center protein PsbN: protein MLGTIKDPTLFLLLSSVGILLFGSIGYGIYTTVGPSSYKLRDTIKEHARMHELGIAHGHNHHNHNEAEHIH from the coding sequence ATGCTAGGAACAATCAAAGATCCAACTTTATTTCTACTTTTGAGTAGTGTTGGAATTTTACTATTTGGCTCAATTGGATATGGGATTTATACAACAGTTGGACCATCATCTTATAAGTTAAGAGACACCATTAAAGAGCATGCAAGGATGCATGAATTAGGTATTGCTCATGGTCACAATCATCACAACCATAATGAGGCAGAACATATTCACTGA
- a CDS encoding high light inducible protein, whose translation MDSNKDILNRAIGRPAMMAFMILVGTYLTTGQLIPGVF comes from the coding sequence ATGGATTCAAATAAAGATATTCTCAACAGAGCTATTGGAAGACCAGCAATGATGGCTTTCATGATCTTAGTGGGGACATATTTAACAACAGGTCAGCTTATCCCAGGAGTTTTTTAA
- a CDS encoding high light inducible protein: protein MENKNQSRNIDPQKIRAENLNGRFALVGLIALVGAYITTGQIVPGVI, encoded by the coding sequence ATGGAAAATAAAAATCAATCAAGAAATATTGATCCTCAAAAAATAAGAGCAGAGAATTTAAATGGCAGATTTGCTCTCGTCGGTCTAATTGCTTTAGTGGGAGCATACATAACAACTGGACAAATCGTTCCTGGAGTTATTTAA
- a CDS encoding DUF1651 domain-containing protein: MERFILINNERNRIKVFEPFEDVSKPSPSIDAMMISYGCVYKRSSKPVMKGSRVETIEAARKEYKQLLDEGWKKTSIFRSYF, from the coding sequence ATGGAGAGATTTATTCTTATAAATAATGAAAGAAATAGGATAAAAGTATTTGAACCATTTGAAGATGTATCGAAGCCTAGTCCTAGTATTGATGCAATGATGATTAGTTATGGTTGTGTTTATAAGAGAAGTAGTAAACCAGTTATGAAAGGAAGCAGAGTTGAAACTATCGAAGCAGCTCGGAAGGAATACAAACAACTACTGGATGAGGGTTGGAAGAAAACAAGTATCTTCAGGAGCTATTTCTAG